Proteins encoded within one genomic window of Acidicapsa ligni:
- the tadA gene encoding tRNA adenosine(34) deaminase TadA, with the protein MTDLDYLQLALDEAIAAGQAGEVPVGAIIVHKNAVLVRAQNRVLRDNDPTGHAEVVALRAAGQTLGNHRLNGCTMFVTLEPCSMCAGALVHARLDRVVYATADPKAGAAGSVLSVINHPRLNHQMQLDSGLLAAESAELLRAFFRERRKGGGEMNTEIKSEIGSEISNE; encoded by the coding sequence ATGACTGACCTGGACTATCTTCAACTCGCGCTCGACGAAGCCATTGCTGCCGGACAGGCTGGCGAAGTGCCTGTCGGCGCGATTATTGTGCATAAGAATGCGGTGCTGGTGCGTGCGCAAAATCGCGTGCTGCGCGACAACGACCCCACCGGCCACGCTGAGGTTGTCGCTCTGCGCGCGGCAGGGCAGACGCTGGGAAACCATCGACTCAACGGCTGCACCATGTTTGTGACGCTTGAGCCGTGTTCCATGTGCGCGGGAGCCCTGGTACATGCGCGGCTGGATCGTGTTGTCTACGCGACTGCCGATCCCAAGGCGGGAGCTGCCGGATCGGTGCTTTCGGTGATAAACCATCCTCGATTGAACCACCAGATGCAGTTGGATTCCGGCCTGCTGGCGGCTGAGTCTGCGGAGTTGCTGCGGGCTTTTTTTCGAGAGCGGCGCAAGGGCGGTGGTGAGATGAATACCGAAATTAAGAGCGAGATCGGCAGCGAAATCAGCAACGAGTAA
- a CDS encoding agmatine deiminase family protein, translating into MNTVDTGKKLPRELGFRMPAEWEQHDGTWLAWPHNASDWPGKFAAIPWIYAEIIRLLAAHETVNVLVDTEAQQQRATSILRRNGANLDRIVFHLWPTDRVWLRDSGPIFVKNDAGQTAITNWKFNAWAKYDDWKLDDQIPARAAKLLRLPQWQPSVALPNGKAHRLVLEGGSIDVNGKGTLITTEECLLSPIQQRNPGVSREQLDAAFHDYLGIDQVLWLNRGAAGDDTHGHVDDITRFVAPETIVTAVEPDVSDDNYAPLAENLARLKAARTPGGKQFTLVELPMPRPVVFRGQRLPASYANFYIANGIVLVPTFHDPKDRVALNILAELFPDREVVGIHCVDFIWGLGALHCMTQQQPAAVSA; encoded by the coding sequence ATGAATACCGTAGATACTGGTAAAAAGCTTCCGCGCGAACTTGGCTTTCGCATGCCTGCCGAATGGGAGCAGCACGACGGCACCTGGCTGGCATGGCCGCATAATGCCAGCGACTGGCCGGGTAAATTTGCGGCGATTCCGTGGATTTATGCAGAGATCATCCGCCTGCTTGCGGCGCATGAAACGGTCAATGTACTCGTCGATACGGAAGCGCAGCAGCAGCGAGCGACGAGCATTCTGCGCCGCAATGGGGCGAATCTGGATCGCATCGTCTTCCATCTCTGGCCGACGGATCGCGTGTGGCTACGTGATTCGGGTCCGATTTTTGTGAAGAACGACGCAGGCCAGACGGCTATCACCAACTGGAAATTCAATGCCTGGGCCAAGTACGACGATTGGAAGCTGGACGATCAGATTCCTGCTCGCGCAGCGAAACTGCTTCGATTGCCGCAATGGCAGCCATCGGTCGCGCTGCCCAATGGCAAGGCGCATCGGCTGGTGCTGGAAGGCGGCAGTATAGATGTCAACGGCAAGGGAACGCTCATTACGACAGAAGAGTGCCTGCTGAGCCCCATCCAGCAGCGCAATCCGGGAGTCAGCCGCGAGCAGTTGGATGCGGCTTTCCATGACTATCTCGGAATCGACCAGGTGCTTTGGTTGAATCGCGGTGCGGCTGGTGATGACACGCATGGACACGTGGACGACATCACGCGTTTTGTGGCGCCGGAGACGATTGTCACCGCTGTTGAACCGGATGTCTCCGACGACAACTATGCTCCTCTTGCTGAAAATCTTGCCCGTCTCAAGGCTGCGCGTACGCCCGGCGGCAAGCAGTTTACGCTGGTGGAGCTACCGATGCCGCGTCCGGTTGTCTTTCGCGGACAGCGTCTGCCTGCAAGCTACGCAAATTTCTATATTGCGAACGGCATCGTGCTTGTGCCCACGTTTCACGACCCCAAGGATCGCGTCGCGCTCAACATCCTGGCCGAGCTTTTTCCTGACCGCGAGGTCGTCGGTATTCACTGCGTAGATTTTATCTGGGGGCTGGGCGCGCTGCACTGTATGACACAGCAGCAGCCTGCTGCCGTTTCGGCATGA
- a CDS encoding carbon-nitrogen hydrolase encodes MSHPVKPNSRKYKVGLIQMRMTPDPEANLESALKFVREAAQRGANVICLPELFQAQYFCQREDTQLFDLAEPIPGPTTARIAEVARETRTVVIASLFERRAAGLYHNTAVTFHTDGSVASVYRKMHIPDDPLYYEKYYFTPGDRGFQAVDTAFGNIGTLVCWDQWYPEGARLTALQGAEALFYPTAIGWHPAEKEEFGTAQYDAWQTIQRSHAIANGVYVAGINRVGHEQGDIRGNRADGQGIEFWGGSFLADPFGRIIAKASHDSEEILIGEIDPGLLEDTRRNWPFLRDRRIDAYGKINQRFLDAGSSLPELK; translated from the coding sequence ATGTCTCATCCAGTCAAGCCGAACTCGCGTAAGTATAAAGTCGGACTCATTCAAATGCGTATGACGCCGGATCCGGAAGCCAATCTGGAGTCGGCATTGAAGTTCGTTCGCGAGGCCGCGCAACGGGGTGCGAACGTGATCTGCCTGCCGGAGCTTTTTCAGGCGCAATACTTTTGCCAGCGTGAAGATACGCAGTTGTTCGATCTGGCTGAGCCAATTCCCGGGCCGACGACGGCGCGTATCGCAGAGGTTGCTCGTGAGACGCGGACTGTGGTGATTGCTTCGCTTTTTGAGCGTCGCGCTGCGGGGCTGTATCACAATACTGCTGTAACTTTTCATACCGACGGATCTGTCGCCAGCGTCTATCGCAAGATGCACATTCCAGACGATCCCTTGTATTACGAGAAGTATTACTTCACCCCGGGCGATCGTGGTTTTCAGGCTGTGGACACGGCTTTTGGCAATATCGGTACGCTGGTTTGCTGGGATCAATGGTATCCCGAGGGAGCGCGTCTTACGGCGCTGCAGGGCGCGGAAGCGCTGTTTTACCCGACGGCAATCGGCTGGCATCCGGCGGAGAAAGAAGAGTTTGGCACGGCGCAGTATGACGCGTGGCAGACGATTCAGCGCTCGCATGCCATCGCCAATGGAGTGTACGTGGCCGGCATCAATCGTGTGGGACACGAACAAGGGGATATCCGCGGTAATCGTGCCGATGGGCAGGGGATCGAATTCTGGGGCGGATCTTTTCTGGCCGATCCGTTTGGCCGCATCATCGCCAAAGCATCCCATGACAGCGAAGAGATTCTGATCGGCGAGATCGATCCGGGGCTGCTCGAAGATACGCGCCGCAACTGGCCGTTCCTGCGGGATCGCCGCATCGATGCCTATGGAAAGATCAATCAGCGTTTTCTTGACGCAGGATCCTCTCTGCCGGAGCTGAAGTAG